ATCTGTCCTATACTTTAGTACTGTATCAGGATTTATTACCAATATAAgtacaaatatattataatcCTGACTATCCCATTCTGTCTTGACACCTCTGCACCTCTTATGTGGAAGGATGGGATCCATATTTGCacgaaaaataaaattaaaaaaagaaaaaaaaacgtaaaactatattaagaaagcaggaagtgaacaaatgtactgattgtaaaagtaccagatggaggtgtaggatttaataagctttgcttcttcctactccttttggacatgtggaactgtgaactgattatgtgatgcactcaattgtaatctgatgcatgttcaaatgaaataaaaccattaccatattattcTAACTGGGTGTATTATCTGTCATAGATTATGGATTGTATTGGGATGTTGTTAGGATTCGAATCGCCTGAATTCTTTGTAGGGTAATGCGGTTACTTAGATCCAGATGTTAGGAATACCCTAACATCTGTTAGGAAAACTCCCTCCCAAACCGTGGGGTTCACCTCATCACGGATGCATGACGGACATGAACAAACGTATGTACTCTTACCAGCAGTCTTCTACGGTTCTCAAAGTAGTCCAGGAAGGAGGCCAGAGATCCCTTGGGAGGAGGTGTCGGCTTCTTCGTGGGCTTCGGGTAGTCGTCCTTTTCTGGGTACTTTGACAGCTTCTTTCCATTTTTCTTGCCGCCATTCTTACCCTCTTTGCCCATCTTACCGCCTCGCCTCTCTGCCTTTTTGGCAGCCTTCtcattcttgtttttctttttgtcatgcTTGGCCTTCACCTTCTTGGTGGGAATGATATCCGGGAAGCCCTCGTTCTCTTCAGGATAAGTGACTGTCGGCTTGCCAGCCTCGTACTCATTTGTTAGCACCTGTATGGATGTAGAAACAACTGAGTCAGTCAACCCTTAAGTTCGGGAAACCCTAACCAAAATCCCTTTGAGTCTGGAGAATCTGCTCACCTTCTCGCCTTCATTTTTCCTCTTTATTGGTTTGATCTTGGAGGGTTTTCGTGTGACGGGAACCAGCTTGTTAATACGTGGATCCTTCTGGTCTTTGTTTGTGTGGTTGTCACCAGATGGTGTGGTTTTGGCCGGGTAGCGCTCCCTCTCTCTTGGGTTGTAGTAATAGGAATCAGCGGTGGTTCTTGGTGGTGGGGGTACCACTATGGCCATGGTATGGGGTCTGGTTGGTGTCAGTGTGGTTGTGGTGGTTcgtttggtggtggtggttcttCTTGTGGTTGTTGTGGCTTTGGTTGTTGTAGTTGTAGTGGTTGTTGGTCGAGTTGTCGTTGTTGTTTGTCGAGTTGTGGTCGTTGTCGGTCGAGTTGTCGTTGTTGTTTGTCgagttgtggttgttgttggtcGAGTcgtagtagttgttgttgttgctgttgttgtagaTGTGGTTGTTGTGGGCTTTCTCATGAATTTCTTTGCTGGTTTTCTTTCAGTTGGTGTATCcactgtccacacacacacaatcaaatGCTTAAAAATCAGGTTCCAGTCCATGATTCATTCATCGGGTTCATACCCACCAGTAAGCGTGCCCTCTTCTACTTGACCCTCCACGCCTGCTCCTTTACATTTCTGGACAAAACCTTTCTGACGAAGCTTCTCCAGCCTCCTCATGGGCGCCTGGTCGATCACCTCATACATGGCCTCCAGCCTCACAGGGTATGGATACCGCTCCTCCACCTGCAGCGTCTTCTTCAGCAGAACCATCCCAAATTTACCTGcagaatgaatgatatgattaATGCATGATGCAAAGACACCAAGGACTTGAACCAGTCCCAGCTGAACCCTGAACTACTTGCTTGTTGATAAAAGAACAAGGACCATCACCAGTCACCCTGACTGGTACTCGATAGCAGTCTTGAATGATTTCAAGTTCCAATTATAATTTACAGTCCTTGATAAATAGAAGTATAAGTAGAAGCtagcatacatgttttttttttaaaacatccgAGAGACTAACATCGATTATATTTGAGTATACATATCtattttgtttattgtggttaattggtttgtGAGATGAAATTttgtgaagtaggatttcttatatATGAATCAAAGCCCTGTTAccggccggggtacaccctggactggtcgccagccaatcacagggcacatatagacaaacaaccattcacactcacattcatacattcattcccTGTGGATCTTCCCTTCCTTTCTGGGTGGCCCAACGTGAACCTGACTGGCAGACAGAtcccttaaagcaggggtctcaaactcaatttacttgggggccactggagctcgggtctgggtgagactgggccgcatcaggttttcaaaaaaaaacaaaaacgcattaattaaaaacattttttttttttaaactttgctttggttccaattttctacaataaacaaatcaaaaataaagaaaatcaatcaatcagtaataaataaatataataataataaaacggcaaataataaaaacttaagaaaccatatatagttggtgggtagacaaataatttttttcagattaaaattaacaaagcattattagagccctgtagacatgacaaaacacgactatagtcacatttatactctttttatttacaacatattgcgcaactgcagggtcttgagacacatgctaactcgcaaactagagagctagcgacctaaacggtagccttcaagttatttcctttaaacttaaatagccaaaaacttaccacttccacacggatagggaggataactattaacagttagttaacctttaacatgaacattaatcaaacgtaataatttttttctgggtacatgataccatacagcatccatatcaaacttgcgcgggccgcactaacattaaactttcatatcaaggcgggggcctcaaactagtgtcctgcgggacacatttggcccgcgggccgcgtgtttgagacccctgccttgtTTGGACTTCTCACCTACTGGAGCCTTCGATTTAGTAAAACTAACGTACACATTTTCATAAAAGTCTGGCAAAATGTTGCCTTCAATGACCCTAATTTCCATCTTCTATACcactcactagggttgcaggggtatgctggagcctatcccttcTGACGTcagtcaatcgcagggcacacctcagggcacatatagacgatCATTCATACTCATGCATCTGTATGGATATTTTGgagttgtcaattaacctaacatgtatgtttttggaaaatgtgcgaaacccatgcaaacttcacacagagatacccaatggagattcaaacccagatctccttACTGTGGGGCCAACATGGTGCCCTGATGTACAGGATgactaaactaaaaaaatatatctttagAAAATTTGAAAAGCATTTTtgtaaacacaaatatataattttctATTAACCTTAAGAGTTACCTTTCTCCAGCTTCAGGAAGCTCATGAGTCTCGGGATGAGGGTGACGTCCAACTGTTCCTCCATCACTTTACCCTCGGTGGTAATCCGTCGCACCTTCCCGCCCATCTCACCCTCCTGGTGGAACATGACGATCTGCTGGACGTGCCTCTCAGCCAGCTCGCAGTACACGTCGGCTTTCAGTAGCGACATCATCAAGCGGTAGTAGCCATCGGACTCGTGCGGCGCCGAGATCACCAAAACTCGGTTCTTCCCCGCGAAACTGGCCAGCAGGTTGGGCGAACCTGCGCCGGTGGGCATTCTTGTCACCCTGGCCCTCGCCCCGCCGGGGGTGCCTTCGTCCTGTAGCATCGCGACACTTCCCACCCCCGCGCCTCTTCTCCGCATCCGAGATGTGGCCTCATCTGCTTGAACGCCATCCGCCTTCTTGAAGCTGTGCACCGAGATGGCAGAGGCGAAGCCGGGGCGCGCGCGCTCAAAATGGCGCCCCCTTGTTGTTGCACCCGGCCTCGGTCGCCCGTTTAGCTGCGCCCGAATGCGACGGGTGTATTTATCCGCCTCGCCTGTCCATGTCAGGAGGCACATTAACGCCAAGGTGAGAATGGAAACCCGACACATAGTTCTAAGATGAGGTTAAGTCATTTGAAGCCAAATCGATTAACTCCAAATGAAGATAAACATTGACAGAGTGTGTACAAAAAAAGCTTCTTTTACGGAGTTAGTCGAAGTGGCGACAACCCAAAAAACGAATCTCAAGTTAAGAGAATCCGGAGGCGTTTGCTGTTATTCGTCATTTTGAAACAAACTAAACTAACTAAACTTGATGTGGATGAAAACAACCGTCCACGTCACATCTCACGATAAGTCAAAACTCCACTTCTTTACGTTTTATAATTCCAACTTAGTGCGAATATCCTCCAGATGCAAAATAGAAATGGAAGGAATTCTCTCCTCCGTGTTCCAATCCCTTCCCGTCGGTCTCCTCCTTGGACAGCCTCCTCCAGAAATGTCCACATGAACCTCCTCACTCCTCAGCAGGCTCTCTCCACTCTGGAGCTCCGCTGACACCACGCCTCTTGAACAAAAGCATTCAGTAAAATAGTCATGAcagcagtaataataataataacatgaaaaagtggatgtactgtatatttcccTCCTCCCCTTAGGTGCAGTGACCACACTCGGTatcaagttcttttttttttcaaagcagcagaaaaacGCATTTTTTCACCCTCTACTTATGATTATGTTCCAATTACATCGGGGTCACATTGAATTCAAAAGctataatgtgtttttatgtgatttaaatgttgatataacatttttaatgtctcAGAAACTATGGCTTGATTTTCTGTTAATTTGTTCTCAtatatttgagttttttttggtaaaaattcctttcatccatcaattttctatgccgcttatcctcactagggtcacaggggtatgctggagcctatcccagctgatttagggcaagaggcggggggcatgcaaacacagagatgcccaagcggagagtcaaacccaggtcttcccaatctactgactgtgtggcctacatgctaaccactcatccaccatgcagacCTGGTCAAAATTATACAACTTAATTTACATAAATTTAcatatacaaaaattaaaataatacaaaaaatattaaaaaaattacatacataaaaatatatataaaatatatatattaataatatatttttttattttatcaatttacaacaacatttttattattcttcattgacaaaaaaatagcattttctgaaaaatattcatcttttaattaaaaactttttttctgaagaaTGAAAGCCTTTTTTGTATGACGTTTCTAAAATCTATAACTCTgtagtgtttatttttattttattttttactataatATTCAGTGCAGTTCTGTCtccacaaccacaataataacacaGAGACACGCTGACACCCGTCTAGCAGACATGGCAGTCCTTCTGTTGCTTCCTGGATGGTAAAAACTTCCGCTGACGCATTTTGGATGGCGGAAGAGCATCCTGTGGAGCTCTCCTGATGTTGACACATAAGAACAGCTGCACCACTGAGGAAGACTCCCCTATATGGGattttttagtgtgtgtgtgactcaaCAAAAAAGACAAGGAGGATAGTCATTTTTTCCATGATGGTGGACATTTTTGTATAGGACTGTTAGCGTTTTTAATTTCTGGGTCTGTTTGTATGCAGGATTATGATAAAACCGGTGTGGCGAGGGCAAAGGAGGAACCTTTTTTTGGTGAGCATTGAGAAATTTTTTCCATCTATGTCACAAAACCTTGTTTAGGCAACATCCTGACCCCCCAGTGAGTTTTTCTGTTGATGTAGTGCAACCGTCCATCTGAGGGGTGCCTTCATAAACACAGTGACCCCTCCTGATCTTGCCCTTTGACCTTTGAACTGGCTGCCCGCCCACTGACATGCGAGTTTAGAGGTGGAGTTGATAGCATGACTTGACATCACACAGTCCATGTATTTTCATTTGATGGATGATAGTTGACTCCTGTAACCTCAAGCCTTCGATACCTGTATAGCATTCTTGCTTTGACacgtggcaaaaaaaaacctttgaaaGTTAGaagattatgtattttttttagatttcatAATAAATcaggtgtaaaaaaaagtattgatttGTAAAACAATAGGGTTCTTGCTTTGACATATAGGGTACCATAATTTCTTCACTGTTTCATCAATGATGCTAATAgcaatagttttattttttccaaaatgctTAAGATAGTTGCATTTAGGAACACATTTTTACACtcgcacaattcaacatgtctgaaactGAGTTGGAATAAGCAATTTTTTAATCCTACTCTTTTTCCATGTCTGAATGACTCATAGCTGTTCACCTCCTGTGTTCTTGTGTAGTATTGAGAATATATTTCAGTCCATACAAATTATGAATATAGGTGATAACGTGATACTTAACTTggctgttcccaaagacacaatgtggcagagagatcaaccaccaccactttCCTGTTCGAGTTATTACATTTCTTGAACTCAGTAGCGTATCTCACCCCAATAACCCCAAAATGGTGGAGCCAaacaaagttgcaagtgccagcattttgataaagaaggtgagaaaaacAATTGAATTGAATAAATAACTCATGATGTTGATCTCACCGCCACATCATGCCTCTGGGAAATGTTatctttttcattcatcatttgtgTTCTGTGTTAACATATTTGATCGTCAatcgctgatgacatcataagcGGGCGACAAAGCTGACTCCTGGGTCCAGTTGCCATTTTATTGGATGCTAACAAGAACGttgtgtataaaaatacattaagagcGAACGACTCGCTGTATTATATCAGTAACGTCTGGTTGAAAAGTTGCTTTTTGCCATTGGTATGTACTGATTTGATCTACCTCCACCTTTGTTGTATGCCTATCTCTCAGAAATCAATACTGTCTTATATAGGACGGGCCGGTTCTAAGCTTCTAGGCACATATTGAGGGGCAGTCAGAATTAGTTAAGGTGCTTTATGCATACTAGGATTGGccaataattttttatataccgTCATGgtatacttatttttttcagattaaaattaacaaagcattattagagccctgtagacatgacaaaaaacgactatagtcacatgtatactctttttatttacaacatattgcacaactgcagggtctcgagacacatgctaactcgcaaactcgagagctagcgacctaatcggtagccttcaagttatttcctttaaacttaaatagccaaaaacgtaccacttccacacggatagggaggataactattaacagttatttaacctttaacatgaacattaattaaacttaataattttttctgggggttagtctggtggttagtgcgcagacctcacagctaggagaccagggttcaattcccaccctcggccatctctgtgtggagtttgcatgttctccccgtgcatgcgtgggttttctccgggtactccggtttcctcccacattccaaaaacatgctaggttaattggccactccaaattgtccataggtatgaatgtgagtgtgaatggttgtttgtctttatgtgccctgtgattggctggcgaccagtccagggtgtaccccgcctctcgcccgaagacagctgggataggctccagcaccccccgcgaccctcgtgaggaaaagcggtagaaaatgaatgaatgaatgaattttttctgggtacatgataccatacagcatccatatcaaacttgccgcactaacattaaactttcatatcaaggcgggggcctcaaactcgtgtcctgcgggccacatttggcccgtgggccgcgtgtttgagacccctgctgtagattattccaatgataagaaactGACTTACAGGCTATGTGTTTGATGGCgctactgtgcaggtgtacctaatgttgtggccagtcaatgcagtaGTCAATATGCAGACTAGCAAAAATTTCAAGCAGGACtgaatgcacacaaaaaaatgcacatttgccCCACTCTatgcatgcaaaaaaagaaaaaaaaagaaggcttTGAGTTTTATTCCCCTGTacgattgagtttgacacccctgcttttaTATTACACTAACCTTAATATGGAGGTTAGTAAGTCAGGGACTGAATGAGTCCATGTACTGTGAAGTTGTCCAAAGCGATgatacactgtgtgtgtgtgtgtgttgggtgggtGTGGCACTTAATCCCTTACCAAAGTGTTTAGCTAAGACCCAAGACCCGGTCTGCACTTCAGCTGTGTGCACGTGTTGAGCaaacagtacaaaatgaatagcCACTGCAGGCAGAGTGAAGGAATGATttggagagacaaaaacacaaaaaactgtCAACTGTTGGGTTCTAACAGTAAGAAAATGAGATTTGTTCTTTATGAAGACTATGGAGTCTtaatgtaatgagaaaaaaacatgcttttaaaGATCTTCACCAGAacaaatttgatttaaaaatgctGATATATTACTCCAGTCCTCTAGGTGGTGGTGAAACATAATCAAACAattagcagagatgagatcctaaggcccccGGACGCCTTGTTTGCGCCTAAAAATTCTGTCCATGACAATTACTTTAACTGGAGACAGGTTCGACTTACTGTTGGCAATGGGAACCGATTTCTAGCCATCAATTCCGTACTCCCAAAGGTACTCCCGATAGGACGCAGTGAGGGACACGGTCCAGTACCTTTTCCGAgtcacaaagcacatgtagaccggtTGGACAAACTCCCACGTACCCTACAGCACCGTCacaagggtgtagagctggtccagtcttaattatgaattatagattttttcatttctatctgagtggttagtgcgcaggtcacacagggttcaattcccccctctggcatctctgtgtggagtttgcatgttctccccgtgcatgcgtgggttttctccgggtactccggtttcctcccacattccaaaaacatgctaggttaattggcgactccaagttgtccataggtatgaatgtgagtgtgaatggttgtttgtctatatgtgccctgtgattggctggcgaccagtccagggtttacccaaagacagatgggacaggctccagcatgaccgagaccctagtgagtataagTGAGTATATATTCATAGAATAATGACAATACACAGGGATAACACAGACTATCACATCATATTTAATCATATATCTGTGTTTTTCAAACAGTAACAATATCAGACATAGAAAAGATCTTGGGCTGTATGATTGAGCAAACTGTCATCAAAATGGACTCGCATTTCCCGAACACTAAGCAAGTTTGGGTCCTTAATTCGAATGTTTAATGTAGCTTTCAAGTACCTGGACTGTTCCGGAAAGCCTCCAGCTGAACGAGCTATCATAGCAGACAACGTGTCCATTGACCCACGTGAATACATTCTTCAGGAGCGTTTACTCAACTAAGTAGCCTCTTAGTTTGGATGCATGCGGCCGTGTGTTAGCATGATTACATGCACGTGCAAACCAAGACGAAGGAGTCGATCGCGGTCAATTTATAAGATCGAGGGAGTCTTTCAACCTCACTGAAGACTCTCCCAATTCGCCCCTTTTCATAGTAATACCTTCAAAGGCACCTCCAAAATGGCTTACTCTAGTCTGAGGAGATTTCCCAATTGGCGTTACGTCATGATGCTAGGTGGCTACATGCTAGCATTACTAACACAGCATATTTTAAGTGAAGTTTATCATATCTTGGGTTACATTTAAAAGTGAAAATTGCTTTGTTCTTGTAACTTTGCAACTTTGTATTTCAGAATATTACAACGTTATCCTCACAATACTCACCCTGTACAACTGTACTCATTCATCATCCAACTGTGTTTCTCTCAACTCCCTGCTGGAAAAATTGGcagagaccagctaccagcatagaccagctaccaccATAGACAAGCTACCAGCAGAGGcgagctaccagcatagaccagctaccagcagaGACGAGCTAccaacatagaccagctaccaacatAAACCAGCTACCaccatagaccagctaccaacatagaccagctaccagcatggaCCAGCTGCCAACATAGACAGGTACCAACATAGACCAGCTGccaacatagaccagctaccagcatagaccagctaccaacatagaccagctaccagcatagaccagctgcCAACATAGACAGGTATcaacatagaccagctaccagcatagaccagctaccaacatagaccagctaccagcatagaccagctaccaacatagaccagctaccagcatagaccagctgcCAACATAGACAGGTACCAACATAGACCAGGTGccaacatagaccagctaccagcatagaccaggtgcaaacatagaccagctaccagcatagaccaggtGCCAACATAGACCAGGTAccaacatagaccagctaccaacatagaccagctaccagcatagaccagctaccaacatagaccagctaccagcatagaccagctgcCAACATAGACAGGTACCAACATAGACCAGGTGccaacatagaccagctaccagcatagaccaggtgcaaacatagaccagctaccagcatagaccaggtGCCAACATAGACCAGGTACCAACATAGACCAGGTAccaacatagaccagctaccaacatagaccagctgccagcatagaccagctgcCAACATAGACAGGTACCAACATAGACCAGCTGCCAACATAGACAGGTACCAACATAGACCAGCTGccaacatagaccagctaccagcatagaccagctgccaacatagaccagctaccagcatagaccagctgcCAACATAGACAGGTACCAACATAGACCAGGTGccaacatagaccagctaccagcatagaccaggtaccaacatagaccagctaccagcatagaccagcatacgttgtgttttaaaatgctgttctatgctgttttttccagcagggattatttattttcaccGTTTTTTCcactgtgaaaatattcaatttatatgtgaggaatcctactttgcagaaattcactcatcacggtcacatctggaatcaattaaccgcgataaacgagcgATTACTGTCTTACATTTTAGCTTTGGTGTTTGACAAAATATAGCACCGATCATTTGCTGCACAAATGTATTGCCGCTGAGATGACCTGATACAGCAAAGCTACACAAATAAATCAGCTGCATGTGTCATTGTGCACATAGCAGCCTGCTTATTAGCTCCAGACTGGATAATGACTTGCAGATTTCCATGTTGAGAAAGAGAGTGAGAGAGCACCGGGACTTTTAACCTTGAATAAAAGCACATAAATCTCAACCTTACTCATCATCCAAAAGCATGATCAAAACACCAAATCCCTAAAAGGCCTCAAGATGTACAGTGCAGTGTAATGGAGTGCAGATGATGAGAATGTTGCCTTGGGAGGATATCCTTgatatgtgtttttaatgttgcTCTTAAACTGGAAAGCTTGTTTACTCTTAGCAAGacctaagttcaattccaccctcagccatctctgtgtggagttttcatgttctccccgtgcatgcgtgttttttttccgggtactccagtttcctcccacattccaaaaacatgctggattaattggcaactccaaattgtccataggtatgaatgtgagtgtgaatggttgttgtctatatgtgccctgtgattggctggcgaccagtccagggtgtaccccgcctctcacccaaagacagctgggataggctccagcaccctcgccaccctagtgaggataagcggtagaaaatgaatgaatgcgtagTGTTGAATAATATACAGTTGCCCGGTTTGAATTTTGCATCTTtagaatttttttcaaaaacataccATTCTAATTCATAAAATATGACCtacaattaatttttaaatatgcacATAGAAGCAaattttaaaagttttaaataaaaaaaaattaaattcagtattttcaagcataaatgacctacaattaatttttaaatatgcacATAGAAGCAaattttaaaagttttaaataaaaaaaaaaaaattcagtattttcaagcataaaaatggctaaatgaactaaaatacataatagcatccagaagatgcattcaaagacactgtgaatgata
This is a stretch of genomic DNA from Doryrhamphus excisus isolate RoL2022-K1 chromosome 9, RoL_Dexc_1.0, whole genome shotgun sequence. It encodes these proteins:
- the ccdc80 gene encoding coiled-coil domain-containing protein 80, which produces MCRVSILTLALMCLLTWTGEADKYTRRIRAQLNGRPRPGATTRGRHFERARPGFASAISVHSFKKADGVQADEATSRMRRRGAGVGSVAMLQDEGTPGGARARVTRMPTGAGSPNLLASFAGKNRVLVISAPHESDGYYRLMMSLLKADVYCELAERHVQQIVMFHQEGEMGGKVRRITTEGKVMEEQLDVTLIPRLMSFLKLEKGKFGMVLLKKTLQVEERYPYPVRLEAMYEVIDQAPMRRLEKLRQKGFVQKCKGAGVEGQVEEGTLTVDTPTERKPAKKFMRKPTTTTSTTTATTTTTTTRPTTTTTRQTTTTTRPTTTTTRQTTTTTRPTTTTTTTTKATTTTRRTTTTKRTTTTTLTPTRPHTMAIVVPPPPRTTADSYYYNPRERERYPAKTTPSGDNHTNKDQKDPRINKLVPVTRKPSKIKPIKRKNEGEKVLTNEYEAGKPTVTYPEENEGFPDIIPTKKVKAKHDKKKNKNEKAAKKAERRGGKMGKEGKNGGKKNGKKLSKYPEKDDYPKPTKKPTPPPKGSLASFLDYFENRRRLLLITSPMEENKMYVQQRDEYLESVCEMAIRKVSIITIFGSLVNSTMKIDHYQLENDKPMKGLRQEDLVNQDLITELRKEFSMIHDDFHMVLTDTDMRIKQSYEVPIAMKAVFNYIDTFSSRIREMEQQKRDGVVCKKEDKPRSLENFLSRFRWRRRLFIISTPSDEEWAYQQQLYGLSSQACNLGLRHISILKLVGTELLDMGGVLELYPFNGSATVEREGLSATLVKDMRNYFQISPEYFSMLLVGKDGNVKSWYPSPMWSMAIIYDLVDSMQLRRQEMAIQQSLGMRCPEDEYGGYGYHQHGYEHGYQDGYHQGYGY